The DNA region aatgtatcaaattaaataattaaataaaattaacaacaatagttatttacaaaataaataaataataaaaaatttaaacattaaattttaaataaaaaaatttattaaataaatgatttattaaatataaaaatttttaaaatgaaaaaaaaaatatataatccaTACAAATTACCTCTTGTACcatatggattgtcaatccatatgaTTTAAGcagtaaaaaagaaagatatatgGAAAGAAATAATGAGAAGAAGAATATATGATGGaatgaaaaaatacaaattGGTTTTGACAAACTTACGGCACAACAAAGAGGGAAAGGAGGTGTTAATGGTGTCTGCATGGTGTCGCAGCACAGCAAAGAAGGGAAGGAGGGATTAATGGCGAGGGTAATTAGTGTAGGGAGGaatgatatatttgatttttaacttgAAGGATAATTTGATCTTTTCATTATACTTGTTGGATGTAAAAGAAGTTATGTTAGTTGCACTAAGAAAATGTGTCTTACTTATGAAACTTAAGTTCGCTGATTTATTTGAAGTTTTAAGAAAGCATTTGACTGCACACTATTTTTAGGCTCAAGTGTATTGGACCATGTTGTGAAATAGTGGTTGTTGGCCATGCGATTGAAGTTCTTACTTAGAGGGCCATATGattattaaaacttaaaagcatCATGAGAATGCACGTGTACCGAAACCCGTTATTTGTCATCAGCTGCCATTGTTATTGTTGACAATAGGGGTGGGAATTTAAGAATAGAAGATGGGTTGCTATGGTCACGGTCTTTTTGAAGGATTGAGATTGCATGTACATTTTGAGGTAAATAATCTATCACTTGAGTCACGGTTGAGTTAGCATCATTCTGGTAAAAAATTGATGGCAAGATATATGTATTTGTCGTGTTaggaaaattactatttgcgtCCAAAATAATATGTtagctatctttttttttcctgttcaaAAAACATATACTAGCTATCTTCACTTGCAAAATACTACACCATTATCAAGATCGGTTCAAAAATGAGAAaggcttaaaataaattttaagataaaaaaaatttctttaaatgagAGTGTCATATGTTACATATTTTTCGTAAAATATGTGATCTTTTTGTTAGCatatgtgatattttttattttataaaatttaatagtgAAACTGTCCCTGGACGTAGAACTGTGGTTTTTTTTTAGTCTCAACAAGTCTGCATCTTTTTCTTAAGTtactacattgtaaatttataATAGCTTGCCATGCATGGCCAACGAGGTTGATGtttcatttcattattattCAAGTCGAACCTTTTTCATAAGTTACTCCTTGTCCTTATAGCCTAAGACTTCAAGCATCATCGACATATAGCACGTACATGCCTAAACATAAATATTGAGCAAAATTAACTAAactgtttagatttttttatactataagTCGGATATAAAATAAATCGAAGATAGATACAAAGAACagaggaaaaaaatgataaaaaaatgaaataaaaaacgattttaattttaaatttcatttatcaacaatataaatattttatactaaaaactaattaaaattaatttaaatatatttttgtatcacaaaaaaataattttttataattgattgataacataaaaaacttttaaattattaagataTATGCATCTCTCCCTTCCTTAACATAGATAGTGTCACACTCCGGCTACCTTGCTGGAATCTCAATGCCACCGATATCGTTGTTGTCTATGCCGCTGCCGGAAAAAGCCTCCAACGAGGTGGAGGAAAAAGTTTTAGTTATGTCATTGAGATTAGTCCTACGTTACTAGAAGATAAAAGGTACGATAAAATGGCTATAGTGGGTGCAATCCTACGTGGCATGGCTAGGGTTTGGATATGGGATGGCAGAGTATGTGGTGGAGGCGACCGGGTTCCGCCGCGAGATGGTGGCCGGAGGTGGCAAGATGAAGGAATGTGGCATGGggagggtggtggtggtgggtggtggtggtggtggtgggagGATACGGACCCTACCCATGTGGCACGTTTGTTGCATTATATATTGTGAGAAATACAAGAAGGGCTTCATCCAACGGTTGAATGAAGCTACGAGGGACACGTGGCATGATCGTGTGGTGGATGAGGTGTTGGGGATGCCAGTTATGGAGCTTTGTGGTCGTTTGTATGGTAATAATAATGCTTCTTGGGTTGGCTCCATCTCCATGTGATATGAAGCTTGCCAGTGGTATTATTATTTTGCAAGTATTTTTGTTTTCCAATTTGTTGTTTATACTTATTATTGAAATTGACATTCAACATGTAATATCGTGGGTTATGGGTTGCCCAGCCACCATGTTGATCCACATGAATCTGTGTCAATGATAATCCACATGGAATTGATATGCATGCATGTGCAATTATATAAGTAAACGAATTGGATATGAAATCATATGCAGTGTGGAATTGAAGTTTCTTACgccataaaataaaacaaatactatattttttcggtactaaacaaatacaagtttttttcttttataaaatgtttttttatagtaaCAAGTAAAGAAACTTTCAATTccttttagtatatttttagtAACGagttctttgtaaatattactaTATCTCCTTAAgatttatgaataatttatcttttgaaTGAGACAATTCTTTATCATTTTCTGAAAGAAGTGACATACTGTACATAATATAACCCATAGGTTGATTTAGTGGCGCCACCAAAAATTTCCTCCGGCAGTGGTGTGAGGCGAAAAACGACACCAGAGATTTGGGTTTGATGAAATTTTACCTTACCTTAATTGTTATGTATTTTACCTAAGTTGCACGAAGAATGAGTTGAGGATATATGTAATTAAGATGATTAATGGAAGAAAGATTGTGGCCCTTTGTGCTAATCTAAATTTCGGCCTCATGGTGATTCAAGATATAAGATgtgaattagtttttttatgttgtttctAGTATTGAACACAAATATCACAAGAAGAGACCAGagtgaattataattttaaatttttttaagtcttttaaaaagtaaataaaaataaataacataattttcacAAACAAATTGTTCAAACGATATTTATAgattctgtaaaaaaataaaaaaataaaacaaaatcaaatttgaatcaagagaaataaaaaaaaccaaacacaAAGAGCTATATATTAATTCGTTTCTTCCAGGACCATGTTGAGTTCTTGGTCCATTAAGTTTACAAAATGATACATTTTGATCCTTTCAATACATATATGATggtctaataaatataattgaggACATGTACATTCTATCAAAATTGTCACAAAGGTTTTGTCTTTGACACTTGTATATAATAACTTCAAGAAACACTTCTCAAAGCAAATGTTGTGGAGGACTATCAAAGTCATATCTTACTTGGGAAGGTAATGTCTTatctaagataaaaaaaaaaaaaaaaagagagagagaaagagagattgTAGATTGAGactagtttattaattttatttttgtgttggaTGTTGtaatgtatttaatattttaattttttattataattaattcacTTTCTTATGTTTAGGTATGCACAtgattaactttaaaataatttttacatgcACACCTACAAATAAGTCAATTagtaatgttaaaaataaattataaagagtaaatacatTACAATCCAACATATCTAACTAGAAATAATGTTCGTAGAATATCTCTCATTACATTTACTAGATTTTGATATCATATATAACTGTTAGGATTAAAATGTatcatttcaaaacaaaatcatttttaaaaaaaaaaaaacttaaaatactcaaatgaaactatttaaaaatataaaaaatcaaaataaaattatttaaaagatgTTGTTTCAattaacatattatattattattccaaTCAACATTAATTAACATGATACACTTTTCTGATAATATATTTAACGTTTTAttcaaaaagaatcaaaataacataaaaaccaaaatgaattttttaaaatttaatataccaaaagaataaaacactaaaaacataaataaccaAAAGAAATATTTGACTAAATTTTTTCACCACTTTTTTCTTACcattattttttcaaagtaTTGAAATATTgtatcttttctttatatataaagtgatttgacatattatatatatataaagatgttAAACGAACACTATTTCTCCAAATTAAAACCCAATGAAGAAACAAACTTCACAATTCACATTGAAAATCTTTGACCCTCTTCTCTCTCTACACATGAAGTGACTTGACATTttacagaaaaagaaattaaaaatatataaaaagagatGTTACATGGAACaattttccaaattaaaaacCCCATGAAAATCCAAACAAATGAAGGACAAACTTCATCCATAATTAGCAGAATCTTCTCCCCTTCTTTTCTTGAACAACCCCTTCATTCCCAGCCAGCATCATGTATTTATCCCTCCTTTTAAGGTTGGTGCACTCAAACCCTAAAGCATCAGCCAACTCTCTCTGAATGTAATTTGCCACTTCATGACTAGACCTTCCACCAGCACATGTGAGTTCTCTAGGAACCTTTTCAAGGACTTGAATGTCATATCTTGGCCAAGGGTTCATGAAGAAGAAAATAGGGTCCAAGACCTTTAGTCCACTGGCTGTGGTCCCATAAAACATGGTCACATGAGCATTCATAGCCACAGGCACAATCTCATCAGCAAGTTCTGCAAACAAGGAACTGAACCTTAGTAAATATGGCTCCCTACAAGTTGTTCCTTCAGGGAACACCACCAAATCCCCTTCACAAAGTAACCTTTTCATAGTTTCCCCATCTTGTTTTCTATCCCTTGTGAGTCTCATTGTCCTAATTGGAGCTATCAACTCAGAAACCTTGCTTAAGCTGTATGTGACAGCAGTCAAACGCCTCCCCAACATTATGCTAAGAAAAATTGGATCCATGAGAGTCCTGTGGCTACACACATAGAGCACCCCTTTGTTTGACTCAGATCTTTGTTGGTTCTTGTCATTGAAATTCAGAATTAGGCCACTCCATATTCCTAATGCCAATGTAAATTTGCAACAAAGGAAAACCCCAAGAAAAATTCTGTAAATGGCCATCAGAAATCCAAGTGGAAGCCACGTGAACATGAAGAGGGTTGCTGAAGGAGTAGGCAAAAATGCTAGCCTTCCATCATGAAATATTAAGGGCTTTGGATATTTGTTTCTTGGCATCACTTTTCCCTCTTCAGTGATCACCACATACGCCTCCTGTGTCAATAATGTGTGCGTAGTTGGAATAGCTAGGATAAAGTTGTATAGATATTTCTATGTTAATTGACacttaagagagagaaaagaagtataataaattatatgatatgattcaataagaagagaaagatagaaaaaataaagttgtcaaataaatatataatatatatgggTGTTCATGTATAATTACCAAAAGaataagataaaacaaaaatacataaattgaaTTAAAGGTGTCCGGTGGTGCATTGCAATCTAAATGTAATTAAATGTATATTATGTTGTATCAACTAAAGTAAATATGACAGAAGGTGAAACCATAACGTACACCTGTGGACTAACATAGGTTTTATTGTAAGGTTTGCTTCGTAATAATTTTGGtttgaaaaaagataaatgaacACCTACAATGCTATTATATATttagtgagagaaaaaaatataattatattaagatttcagatgtgatagaaaaaaaaagataaaagtaaataggagatattaataattaaagtgtttaaaataaaaggtatctatattcaaatgattttaattttctttttggtcAAATAATTACATACTTCAAGTTTTGGTGTCATGACATGCATATATAAAGTTCCATATTAACTGaactttaagaaaattaattaacattgtaTTTAACATCATATACATTTGTTTTGTGCTTCGTATACacatatcttaaaaataaaacttaaaattatataaagcaAACAGCTATTGTCTCTTtgttctgtaaaaaaaacaaaaaactattgTCTCTTTGTGTTCACAAAACATTTGTCATTCTTGTATACCCTCATGatttcacattatttttttttaccctcgcctttatatatattttaaaagtgccAATCTTTGCTCTCTCTTCTCCACTGGTTTGAAGCAATTTGACATTTTACAAGCGTCaagagaatattaggaaggAAAAAAACATATGTGAAACAagcatttcttaatttttttttctatattcttTCTCTAGCTAGTTCAGTATATGGAAGCTAAAAAGATagttaattataacaaaatactAACATTATATTAACATACTATAGCCTCAAGAAGTAGCTAGCTAGCTTTAGAGATACCTtgcaaagagaaacaaaaagttGATCTTGAAGACTTGCGTTACCGATCCCAAGGTCAGGTTTTGTGTCTCCAAAATAATCCATGAGGGCACTATGCTTCACAAGCAAACCAGACTTAGAGAGAAAACCCGTGAAGTAACAGCCAGCAGTGTGCAACTCTGTGGCTATAACAGCATCAGCATTCAAATACTCCTTCAGAAACCCTTCTACCATCACTCTAGGCATAGTGGTGAAGAAAACTCTGGACCCTACTGAAGCCACTACCTCATAGGCCTCCAGGTTGAGGTTCTCCAAGTAGAACTTTGGCAAAACTGCCCTTGAAGTGTTGTCCATGTCCTTCATTCTGAGACCACAAAAGGAAATGAAGATCATGACCCTAAGCTTCATTTCATAGTTTAAGATCCACAATATAGGGCATGAACAAAGCAAGAGGAATGCCCTAAAAATGCTTCCTCCTTCAAATGCAACAAGCATGAAATAGGGAAAGAAGGAGTGAGTCCTTAAGAGGACTTTGTGAAAGTCACAAGCTAGGGTTTGTGACCCTCTACCCTCCAAATCGCACTTGGTAATATTAGGGAAAGGGGAGGGTTGATGCAAGGGTTTGGATGAAAGATCACC from Glycine soja cultivar W05 chromosome 8, ASM419377v2, whole genome shotgun sequence includes:
- the LOC114424653 gene encoding glycerol-3-phosphate acyltransferase 1-like: MVSYLVPLRLANWVMNQVLVKSCYGFSRKLKSLGFHWGDLSSKPLHQPSPFPNITKCDLEGRGSQTLACDFHKVLLRTHSFFPYFMLVAFEGGSIFRAFLLLCSCPILWILNYEMKLRVMIFISFCGLRMKDMDNTSRAVLPKFYLENLNLEAYEVVASVGSRVFFTTMPRVMVEGFLKEYLNADAVIATELHTAGCYFTGFLSKSGLLVKHSALMDYFGDTKPDLGIGNASLQDQLFVSLCKEAYVVITEEGKVMPRNKYPKPLIFHDGRLAFLPTPSATLFMFTWLPLGFLMAIYRIFLGVFLCCKFTLALGIWSGLILNFNDKNQQRSESNKGVLYVCSHRTLMDPIFLSIMLGRRLTAVTYSLSKVSELIAPIRTMRLTRDRKQDGETMKRLLCEGDLVVFPEGTTCREPYLLRFSSLFAELADEIVPVAMNAHVTMFYGTTASGLKVLDPIFFFMNPWPRYDIQVLEKVPRELTCAGGRSSHEVANYIQRELADALGFECTNLKRRDKYMMLAGNEGVVQEKKGRRFC